From one Populus alba chromosome 17, ASM523922v2, whole genome shotgun sequence genomic stretch:
- the LOC118058241 gene encoding RING-H2 finger protein ATL46 has translation MLEHTHLKMSSSWVQNDYPPPLPPSSMSYPYSTNTASFHKDSNPSSSGSRISPAVLFVIVILAVLFFISGLLHLLVRFLIKHPTSSASSQSNRYPGISGSDALQRQLQQLFHLHDSGLDQAFIDALPVFQYKEIVGLKEPFDCAVCLCEFSEKDKLRLLPMCSHAFHINCIDTWLLSNSTCPLCRGTLFSPAGFSMENPMFDFDDLREDDGCPGNGDNGFVPTQKTLQIDEIVVEKGVLPVRLGKFRKLNGEAGDAGGETSSSNLDARRCFSMGSYQYVLDDTDLRVALGNERRSHDITHARGTEQDVNLSVDRDLEENKISSLIKGESFSVSKIWLWRKKGKFSSSSDAPMGITSSLDVDLPWMDEKQEK, from the coding sequence ATGTTAGAACATACCCATTTGAAGATGTCGTCGTCGTGGGTTCAAAACGATTacccgcctcctcttcctccttcCTCGATGTCTTATCCGTATTCTACCAATACTGCTTCTTTCCATAAAGATTCAAACCCTTCATCTTCTGGTTCTAGAATTAGCCCTGCTGTTCTTTTCGTTATAGTGATTCTTGCTGTACTATTTTTCATCTCTGGTTTGCTCCATTTGCTTGTTAGATTCCTCATAAAACATCCGACTTCTTCAGCTTCCTCTCAATCTAATAGATACCCTGGAATATCTGGCTCAGATGCCCTTCAAAGACAGTTACAGCAGCTCTTCCATCTCCATGATTCTGGTTTGGATCAGGCTTTTATAGATGCTCTTCCTGTTTTTCAGTACAAAGAGATAGTGGGTCTAAAAGAGCCATTTGACTGTGCTGTTTGTCTCTGTGAATTTTCTGAGAAAGACAAGTTGAGATTGCTTCCTATGTGCAGCCATGCTTTCCATATCAACTGTATAGATACTTGGCTGCTATCCAACTCTACATGCCCTCTTTGCAGGGGAACCCTTTTCTCTCCAGCTGGGTTTTCAATGGAAAACCCaatgtttgattttgatgactTGAGAGAGGATGATGGGTGTCCTGGTAATGGAGATAATGGGTTCGTTCCCACTCAAAAGACCCTGCAAATTGACGAAATTGTTGTTGAAAAGGGGGTTTTGCCGGTAAGACTTGGTAAATTCAGGAAGCTAAATGGCGAGGCTGGGGATGCAGGAGGGGAAACTAGTAGCAGTAATTTAGATGCCAGAAGATGTTTTTCGATGGGTTCGTATCAGTATGTGCTTGATGATACGGACCTCAGAGTTGCCTTAGGCAATGAGCGGCGCAGTCATGATATCACGCATGCCAGAGGGACAGAACAGGATGTGAATCTTTCAGTTGATAGGGATTTGGAGGAAAACAAGATTAGTAGCTTGATCAAGGGTGAGAGCTTCTCTGTATCCAAAATTTGGCTTTGGCGCAAGAAGGGCAAATTTTCTAGCTCATCAGATGCACCGATGGGTATAACTTCATCATTAGATGTGGATTTGCCTTGGATGGATGAAAAACAGGAAAAATGA